One Clavibacter zhangzhiyongii genomic region harbors:
- a CDS encoding PTS sugar transporter subunit IIB, translating to MTGRILVVCGSGASSTFLAHRLRALAEADGLEIEAVAGSLAHVRLDAAGMDVVLLGAHLADRLDVVRAAAEDEGAAAVLLDDDASRPEGARAALDRALAAMRTGARALGLGAAPGRSAGGAPTPA from the coding sequence ATGACCGGGAGGATCCTCGTCGTCTGCGGCTCCGGCGCATCCAGCACCTTCCTCGCCCACCGCCTCCGCGCCCTCGCCGAGGCCGACGGGCTCGAGATCGAGGCCGTCGCCGGATCCCTCGCCCACGTGCGGCTCGACGCCGCCGGCATGGACGTGGTCCTCCTCGGCGCCCACCTCGCCGACCGCCTCGACGTCGTGCGCGCGGCGGCCGAGGACGAGGGCGCGGCCGCCGTGCTCCTCGACGACGACGCCTCCCGGCCGGAGGGCGCCCGCGCGGCCCTCGACCGCGCCCTCGCCGCGATGCGCACCGGCGCCCGCGCGCTGGGCCTCGGCGCGGCGCCCGGTCGATCCGCGGGGGGAGCGCCGACCCCGGCCTGA
- a CDS encoding PTS mannitol transporter subunit IICB: MTTTSPTRSTGQSVRLGVQKFGTFLSGMIMPNIAAFIAWGLLTALFIPTGYLPNEDLATLIAPILYFLLPLLIANTGGRMVYDARGGVVATIATMGVIVGTVGEPYFDGGSPMFLGAMITGPLAAYLLKVIERLWIDRIRPGFEMLVNNFSAGILGAIFAIGAYYLLTPVIRWITAVLGGGVGFLVDNGLLPLTSIVIEPAKVLFLNNAINQGILTPLGTAESLENGKSILFLLEANPGPGLGVLLAFAIFGAGAARSTAPGAILIQFVGGIHEIYFPYVLSKPLLFLAVIAGGASGVATNVAFGSGLRAPASPGSIIAVLGQTASDSFPGVILSVIISAAVTFVVAAVILRTGKKGSGDFGAAVAATQANKGKESSILTGLGAETGTAGTVGGLADGTSGTGTDGGTATTTRVQDIVFACDAGMGSSAMGASVLRNKMKKAGLTDVTVVNKSIAALDGTADLVITQRELTDRARQKSPASEHVSVDNFMNSPRYDEIVELVRKQRSDS, encoded by the coding sequence ATGACGACGACGTCACCCACCCGCAGCACGGGGCAGTCCGTGCGGCTCGGCGTGCAGAAGTTCGGCACGTTCCTCAGCGGCATGATCATGCCGAACATCGCGGCGTTCATCGCCTGGGGCCTCCTCACGGCCCTGTTCATCCCGACGGGCTACCTGCCCAACGAGGACCTGGCGACGCTCATCGCGCCGATCCTCTACTTCCTGCTGCCCCTGCTGATCGCGAACACCGGAGGCCGCATGGTCTACGACGCCCGCGGCGGCGTGGTCGCGACCATCGCGACCATGGGCGTCATCGTCGGCACGGTCGGCGAGCCCTACTTCGACGGCGGCAGCCCGATGTTCCTCGGCGCCATGATCACGGGCCCGCTCGCGGCGTACCTGCTGAAGGTCATCGAGCGGCTCTGGATCGACCGGATCCGCCCCGGCTTCGAGATGCTCGTCAACAACTTCTCCGCCGGCATCCTCGGCGCGATCTTCGCGATCGGCGCCTACTACCTGCTCACCCCGGTCATCCGCTGGATCACCGCGGTCCTCGGCGGCGGCGTCGGCTTCCTCGTCGACAACGGCCTCCTGCCCCTCACGAGCATCGTGATCGAGCCGGCCAAGGTCCTGTTCCTCAACAACGCCATCAACCAGGGCATCCTCACGCCGCTCGGCACCGCCGAGTCGCTGGAGAACGGCAAGAGCATCCTGTTCCTGCTCGAGGCGAACCCCGGCCCGGGCCTCGGCGTGCTCCTCGCCTTCGCGATCTTCGGCGCGGGCGCGGCGCGCTCCACCGCCCCCGGCGCGATCCTCATCCAGTTCGTCGGCGGCATCCACGAGATCTACTTCCCGTACGTCCTCTCGAAGCCGCTCCTGTTCCTCGCGGTCATCGCGGGCGGCGCCTCGGGCGTCGCGACCAACGTCGCCTTCGGCTCCGGCCTGCGCGCCCCGGCCTCGCCCGGCAGCATCATCGCCGTGCTCGGCCAGACCGCCAGCGACAGCTTCCCCGGCGTGATCCTCTCGGTCATCATCTCCGCGGCCGTCACCTTCGTCGTCGCGGCGGTCATCCTCCGCACCGGCAAGAAGGGCTCCGGCGACTTCGGCGCCGCGGTCGCGGCCACGCAGGCCAACAAGGGCAAGGAGTCCTCGATCCTCACGGGCCTCGGCGCCGAGACCGGCACCGCGGGCACGGTCGGCGGCCTCGCCGACGGCACGTCCGGCACGGGCACCGACGGCGGCACGGCCACCACGACCCGCGTCCAGGACATCGTCTTCGCCTGCGACGCCGGCATGGGCTCGTCCGCCATGGGCGCCTCGGTCCTCCGCAACAAGATGAAGAAGGCCGGCCTCACCGACGTCACCGTCGTCAACAAGTCCATCGCGGCCCTCGACGGCACGGCCGACCTCGTGATCACGCAGCGCGAGCTCACCGACCGGGCCCGCCAGAAGAGCCCGGCGTCGGAGCACGTCTCGGTCGACAACTTCATGAACTCGCCGCGATACGACGAGATCGTGGAGCTGGTCCGCAAGCAGCGCTCGGACAGCTGA
- the ptsP gene encoding phosphoenolpyruvate--protein phosphotransferase: protein MSSRTLQGIGIGRGSAVGPVIRMPDPLPEPADTVSALTADEERIRVSASLAAVAADIRIRGEKAGGAAKDVLEAQAFMAEDPTLVDDITARLATGRTAERAVHEAFAGFRDLLLSMGGYMGERATDLDDVSQRVVAHLQGVAAPGVPDPDHAFVLVARDLAPADTALLDLDKVLALITTDGGPTSHTAILAREKAIVAVVGVAAAADLADGETVVVDALTGAVTVAPSEAEEQAARADIEARRNRVAVPTGPGALSDGTTIPLLANLGSADGAPDAVAKGAEGVGLFRTEFLFLDATSAPTVAEQQEHYTRLLEAFPGQKVVVRALDAGADKPLAFLNDADEENPALGLRGLRALRANEQILRDQLTALAQADAATEADLWVMAPMVSTVEEARYFSALGRELGLKTVGVMVEVPSSALLADRILAHADFASIGTNDLTQYTLAADRLLGSVAAFQDPWHPAVLRLVQEVGAAGRALGKPVGICGEAAADPLLAVVLVGLGATSLSMSPAALADVRAELALHTREEAEALAAVALAADSAVEARAAVTAASAPAAV, encoded by the coding sequence ATGAGCTCCCGCACCCTCCAGGGAATCGGCATCGGCCGGGGATCCGCCGTCGGCCCCGTCATCCGCATGCCCGACCCGCTCCCCGAGCCCGCCGACACCGTGAGCGCGCTGACGGCCGACGAGGAGCGCATCCGCGTGAGCGCGTCGCTCGCCGCCGTCGCCGCCGACATCCGCATCCGCGGGGAGAAGGCCGGCGGCGCCGCGAAGGACGTGCTCGAGGCGCAGGCCTTCATGGCGGAGGACCCGACGCTCGTTGACGACATCACCGCCCGCCTCGCGACCGGCCGCACCGCCGAGCGCGCCGTGCACGAGGCGTTCGCGGGCTTCCGCGACCTGCTCCTCAGCATGGGCGGCTACATGGGCGAGCGCGCCACCGACCTCGACGACGTCTCCCAGCGCGTCGTCGCGCACCTGCAGGGCGTCGCCGCCCCCGGCGTGCCGGATCCCGACCACGCCTTCGTGCTCGTCGCCCGCGACCTGGCGCCCGCCGACACCGCGCTCCTCGACCTCGACAAGGTCCTCGCCCTCATCACGACCGACGGCGGCCCCACCTCGCACACGGCGATCCTCGCCCGCGAGAAGGCGATCGTCGCGGTCGTCGGCGTCGCCGCCGCGGCCGACCTCGCCGACGGCGAGACCGTCGTCGTGGATGCGCTCACGGGCGCCGTCACCGTCGCGCCCAGCGAGGCCGAGGAGCAGGCCGCCCGCGCCGACATCGAGGCCCGCCGCAACCGCGTCGCCGTGCCCACCGGGCCCGGCGCGCTGTCCGACGGCACGACGATCCCGCTGCTCGCCAACCTCGGATCCGCCGACGGCGCCCCGGACGCGGTGGCCAAGGGCGCCGAGGGCGTCGGGCTCTTCCGCACCGAGTTCCTCTTCCTCGACGCCACGAGCGCGCCGACCGTCGCCGAGCAGCAGGAGCACTACACGCGCCTGCTCGAGGCGTTCCCCGGCCAGAAGGTCGTCGTGCGCGCGCTCGACGCCGGCGCCGACAAGCCGCTCGCCTTCCTCAATGACGCCGACGAGGAGAACCCGGCCCTCGGGCTCCGCGGCCTCCGCGCGCTGCGGGCCAACGAGCAGATCCTCCGCGACCAGCTCACCGCGCTCGCGCAGGCCGACGCCGCCACCGAGGCCGACCTGTGGGTCATGGCGCCCATGGTCTCCACGGTGGAGGAGGCGCGCTACTTCTCGGCGCTCGGCCGCGAGCTCGGGCTGAAGACCGTCGGCGTGATGGTGGAGGTCCCGTCCTCCGCGCTCCTCGCCGACCGGATCCTCGCCCACGCCGACTTCGCGAGCATCGGCACCAACGACCTCACGCAGTACACGCTCGCAGCCGACCGGCTGCTGGGGTCCGTGGCCGCGTTCCAGGACCCGTGGCACCCCGCCGTCCTCCGCCTCGTGCAGGAGGTCGGCGCCGCGGGACGCGCGCTCGGCAAGCCCGTCGGGATCTGCGGCGAGGCGGCGGCCGACCCGCTGCTCGCCGTGGTGCTCGTCGGCCTCGGCGCGACCAGCCTCTCCATGTCGCCCGCGGCGCTCGCCGACGTGCGCGCCGAGCTCGCCCTCCACACGCGCGAGGAGGCGGAGGCCCTGGCCGCCGTCGCCCTCGCCGCCGACAGCGCCGTCGAGGCGCGCGCCGCGGTCACCGCGGCATCGGCGCCCGCCGCCGTCTGA
- the infA gene encoding translation initiation factor IF-1 codes for MAKKDGVIEIEGGVVEALPNAMFRVELSNGHKVLAHISGKMRQHYIRILPEDRVIVELSPYDLTRGRIVYRYK; via the coding sequence ATGGCCAAGAAAGACGGCGTCATCGAGATCGAAGGCGGAGTTGTCGAAGCTCTGCCGAACGCGATGTTCCGCGTTGAGCTGAGCAACGGGCACAAGGTCCTCGCCCACATCTCGGGCAAGATGCGTCAGCACTACATCCGCATCCTCCCCGAGGACCGCGTGATCGTGGAGCTGAGCCCGTACGACCTCACCCGCGGCCGGATCGTCTACCGCTACAAGTAG
- the rplQ gene encoding 50S ribosomal protein L17, translated as MPKPTKGPRLGGGPAHERLMLANLAQSLFEHKSIKTTETKAKRLRPVAERLVTFAKRGDLHARRRVMGIIPSKSVVHELFTEIAPLVAERDGGYTRITKLGFRKGDNAPMVQIELVLEPVTPKVRSTRTATTTAPAAAAPVAEAPAEEAEVPVEETDAVEHTDGTPAESPDEVAAEVEADAAEKSDK; from the coding sequence ATGCCCAAGCCCACCAAGGGTCCCCGCCTCGGAGGCGGCCCGGCGCACGAGCGCCTCATGCTCGCGAACCTCGCCCAGAGCCTCTTCGAGCACAAGTCCATCAAGACGACCGAGACGAAGGCCAAGCGCCTCCGTCCCGTCGCCGAGCGCCTCGTGACGTTCGCCAAGCGCGGCGACCTGCACGCCCGCCGCCGCGTCATGGGGATCATCCCCTCGAAGAGCGTCGTCCACGAGCTCTTCACGGAGATCGCGCCCCTCGTCGCCGAGCGCGACGGCGGCTACACCCGCATCACCAAGCTCGGCTTCCGCAAGGGCGACAACGCCCCCATGGTGCAGATCGAGCTCGTGCTCGAGCCCGTGACCCCGAAGGTCCGCTCCACGCGCACCGCGACCACGACGGCTCCGGCCGCCGCGGCCCCGGTCGCCGAGGCGCCCGCGGAGGAGGCGGAGGTCCCCGTCGAGGAGACCGACGCCGTCGAGCACACCGACGGCACGCCCGCCGAGTCGCCCGACGAGGTCGCCGCCGAGGTCGAGGCCGACGCCGCGGAGAAGTCCGACAAGTAG
- the rpmJ gene encoding 50S ribosomal protein L36, with protein MKVNPSVKRICEKCKVIRRNGRVMVICENPRHKQRQG; from the coding sequence ATGAAGGTCAACCCCAGCGTCAAGCGGATCTGCGAGAAGTGCAAGGTCATCCGACGCAACGGACGCGTGATGGTCATCTGCGAGAACCCGCGCCACAAGCAGCGCCAGGGCTAG
- the truA gene encoding tRNA pseudouridine(38-40) synthase TruA has product MSGDGGARVRLDVAYDGTGFAGWAKQPGLRTVQGVLEDALAQLLARTPPAPTLVVAGRTDAGVHATGQVAHLDLSDAQVASLDRPPRGRAAEAAAGEAPHEPSVERAAPALARRLNGVLGARSDVVVLACAPAPDGFDARFSATWRAYRYRIADASGPRDPLQRHRTVEVPMALDADVLQQAADALLGLHDFAAYCKPREGASTIRTLQELTWTRTADGALEAVVRADAFCHSMVRALVGACVAAASGRATVARLRELLEVRERTSEFTVMPARGLVLERVGYPADEELEARNAITRNRRGAHEVDSLAASAEEAASDLARMADTPGIA; this is encoded by the coding sequence GTGAGCGGGGACGGCGGCGCGCGCGTCCGCCTCGACGTCGCCTACGACGGCACCGGGTTCGCGGGCTGGGCCAAGCAGCCCGGCCTGCGCACGGTGCAGGGCGTCCTCGAGGACGCCCTCGCGCAGCTGCTCGCCCGCACGCCGCCCGCCCCGACCCTGGTCGTCGCGGGTCGCACGGACGCGGGCGTGCACGCGACCGGGCAGGTCGCGCACCTGGACCTCTCGGACGCGCAGGTCGCGTCCCTCGACCGCCCGCCCCGCGGCCGCGCGGCGGAGGCGGCCGCGGGGGAGGCGCCGCACGAGCCCTCCGTGGAGCGCGCCGCTCCCGCCCTGGCCCGCCGGCTGAACGGCGTCCTCGGCGCGCGCTCCGACGTGGTGGTGCTGGCGTGCGCCCCCGCGCCCGACGGCTTCGACGCGCGCTTCTCCGCCACCTGGCGGGCGTACCGCTACCGGATCGCCGACGCCTCGGGCCCGCGCGACCCGCTCCAGCGGCACCGCACGGTCGAGGTCCCCATGGCCCTCGACGCCGACGTGCTGCAGCAGGCGGCCGACGCGCTGCTCGGCCTCCACGACTTCGCGGCGTACTGCAAGCCCCGGGAGGGCGCATCCACCATCCGCACGCTGCAGGAGCTGACCTGGACGCGGACAGCCGACGGCGCCCTCGAGGCCGTGGTGCGCGCCGACGCGTTCTGCCACAGCATGGTCCGGGCGCTCGTCGGCGCGTGCGTCGCGGCGGCGTCGGGCCGGGCCACGGTGGCGCGGCTCCGCGAGCTGCTCGAGGTGCGCGAGCGCACGAGCGAGTTCACCGTGATGCCCGCCCGCGGCCTCGTGCTCGAGCGGGTCGGCTACCCGGCCGACGAGGAGCTCGAGGCGCGCAACGCGATCACCCGCAACCGGCGCGGGGCGCACGAGGTGGATTCGCTCGCCGCGAGCGCCGAGGAGGCCGCGAGCGACCTCGCACGGATGGCCGACACGCCCGGGATTGCCTGA
- the rpsK gene encoding 30S ribosomal protein S11 yields MAAPKSAVRKPRRKDKKNIAVGQAHIKSTFNNTIVSITDPTGAVISWASSGVVGYNGSRKSTPFAAQLAAESAARQAQEHGMKKVDVFVKGPGSGRETAIRSLQAAGLEVGSINDVTPQAHNGCRPPKRRRV; encoded by the coding sequence ATGGCAGCACCCAAGTCGGCCGTTCGCAAGCCGCGCCGCAAGGACAAGAAGAACATCGCCGTGGGCCAGGCCCACATCAAGAGCACCTTCAACAACACCATCGTCTCGATCACGGACCCCACCGGTGCCGTCATCAGCTGGGCGTCCTCGGGCGTCGTCGGCTACAACGGCTCGCGCAAGTCGACGCCGTTCGCCGCGCAGCTCGCCGCCGAGTCGGCCGCCCGCCAGGCGCAGGAGCACGGCATGAAGAAGGTCGACGTGTTCGTCAAGGGACCCGGCTCCGGCCGTGAGACCGCGATCCGCTCGCTCCAGGCCGCCGGCCTCGAGGTGGGCTCGATCAACGACGTCACCCCGCAGGCGCACAACGGCTGCCGCCCGCCCAAGCGCCGCCGCGTCTAG
- a CDS encoding PTS sugar transporter subunit IIA yields the protein MSNVLEPAQIRVGGTASSVEEAIAEAAAILVAAGAVTPEYQGYMLEREKSVSTYMGNLLAIPHGTNEGKDTILDSALSFVRYDAPIDWAGNEVRFVVGIAGKDNGHLEILSKIAIIFSDDDEVQKLLDAPDAEALYALLAEVNEA from the coding sequence ATGTCGAACGTCCTCGAACCCGCCCAGATCCGCGTCGGCGGCACCGCGTCCTCCGTCGAGGAGGCCATCGCCGAGGCGGCGGCGATCCTCGTCGCGGCCGGCGCCGTCACCCCCGAGTACCAGGGCTACATGCTCGAGCGCGAGAAGAGCGTCTCGACCTACATGGGCAACCTGCTCGCGATCCCGCACGGCACCAACGAGGGCAAGGACACGATCCTCGACTCCGCCCTCTCCTTCGTCCGCTACGACGCGCCCATCGACTGGGCGGGCAACGAGGTCCGCTTCGTGGTCGGCATCGCCGGCAAGGACAACGGGCACCTCGAGATCCTCAGCAAGATCGCCATCATCTTCAGCGACGACGACGAGGTGCAGAAGCTCCTCGACGCGCCTGACGCCGAGGCGCTGTACGCCCTCCTGGCCGAGGTGAACGAGGCGTGA
- a CDS encoding DNA-directed RNA polymerase subunit alpha — MLIAQRPTLTEEQISEFRSRFVIEPLEPGFGYTLGNSLRRTLLSSIPGAAVTSIRIDGVLHEFSTVPGVKEDVTEIILNIKGLVVSSEHDEPITAYLRKQGAGQVTAADISAPAGVEIHNPELVIATLNEKAKFELELTIERGRGYVSATQNRSEFSEAGQIPVDSIYSPVLKVTYRVEATRAGERTDFDRLVVDVETKSAITPRDAIASAGRTLTELFGLARELNTAAEGIEIGPAPVDAVLSSELSMPIEDLDLSVRSYNCLKREGINNVSELVALSETQLMNIRNFGQKSVDEVKDKLVELGLSLKDAVPGFDGAHYYSYDEDETTTN; from the coding sequence GTGCTCATTGCGCAGCGCCCCACCCTCACCGAGGAGCAGATCTCGGAGTTCCGCTCGCGGTTCGTCATCGAGCCGCTCGAGCCCGGCTTCGGCTACACGCTCGGCAACTCGCTCCGCCGCACGCTCCTCTCGTCCATCCCCGGCGCGGCCGTCACCAGCATCCGGATCGACGGCGTGCTGCACGAGTTCAGCACCGTCCCCGGCGTGAAGGAGGACGTGACCGAGATCATCCTCAACATCAAGGGCCTCGTCGTCTCCAGCGAGCACGACGAGCCGATCACCGCGTACCTGCGCAAGCAGGGTGCGGGCCAGGTCACGGCCGCCGACATCTCCGCTCCCGCGGGCGTCGAGATCCACAACCCCGAGCTCGTCATCGCCACGCTCAACGAGAAGGCGAAGTTCGAGCTGGAGCTGACGATCGAGCGCGGCCGCGGCTACGTCTCCGCGACCCAGAACCGCAGCGAGTTCAGCGAGGCCGGCCAGATCCCGGTCGACTCGATCTACTCGCCCGTGCTCAAGGTCACCTACCGCGTCGAGGCCACCCGCGCCGGCGAGCGCACCGACTTCGACCGCCTCGTGGTCGACGTCGAGACGAAGTCGGCCATCACGCCCCGCGACGCGATCGCGTCGGCCGGCCGCACGCTGACCGAGCTCTTCGGCCTGGCGCGCGAGCTCAACACGGCCGCCGAGGGCATCGAGATCGGCCCCGCGCCGGTCGACGCCGTCCTCAGCTCCGAGCTGTCGATGCCCATCGAGGACCTCGACCTCTCGGTGCGCTCGTACAACTGCCTCAAGCGCGAGGGCATCAACAACGTCAGCGAGCTCGTCGCCCTCTCGGAGACGCAGCTCATGAACATCCGCAACTTCGGACAGAAGTCGGTGGATGAGGTCAAGGACAAGCTGGTCGAGCTGGGTCTGTCGCTGAAGGACGCCGTCCCCGGCTTCGACGGCGCGCACTACTACAGCTACGACGAGGACGAGACCACCACCAACTGA
- a CDS encoding GNAT family N-acetyltransferase, with translation MTDSSTTMPDDASTTAPIPLPEGPDGITWRAMSLDDVDALVELQSAIADADHPEYRAAREEIEMALGFSYVDVARDGIVAVDADGRLAAEGHAIVKPDDESVVRADISGGVRPDLRRTGIGARLLDWQVARATAKLATAQPAEHVEGPVPTRMTTETQADSAGAAALLASRGFTVSRYFIEMHRDLAADLPEVPVPEGLRLVPVTREWWERTRQAKNEVFRDHWGSEPVSVERWDAFLSLPTARGDLSVIAVTGDDEDAVVAGFAMAEVSPDDWEAAGYTSGYIGLVGVRREFRGRRLAQALLSASLAGFRAEGLQRAVLDVDSDSPTGALDLYEHLGFTQASRTAVHEREVGTTRPRSTPER, from the coding sequence ATGACCGACAGCAGCACGACCATGCCGGACGACGCATCCACCACCGCCCCGATCCCGCTCCCCGAGGGCCCCGACGGCATCACCTGGCGCGCCATGTCGCTCGACGACGTCGACGCGCTCGTGGAGCTGCAGAGCGCCATCGCCGACGCCGACCACCCGGAGTACCGGGCGGCGCGCGAGGAGATCGAGATGGCGCTCGGCTTCTCCTACGTCGACGTGGCGCGTGACGGGATCGTCGCGGTCGACGCCGACGGCCGCCTCGCCGCGGAAGGCCACGCGATCGTGAAGCCCGACGACGAGTCCGTCGTCCGCGCCGACATCTCGGGCGGCGTCCGGCCCGACCTCCGCCGCACCGGCATCGGCGCGCGCCTCCTCGACTGGCAGGTCGCGCGCGCCACCGCGAAGCTCGCCACCGCGCAGCCCGCCGAGCACGTCGAGGGTCCCGTCCCGACGCGCATGACCACCGAGACGCAGGCCGACTCCGCTGGCGCCGCGGCGCTGCTCGCGTCGCGCGGCTTCACGGTCAGCCGCTACTTCATCGAGATGCACCGCGACCTCGCCGCCGACCTCCCCGAGGTCCCCGTCCCGGAGGGGCTGCGCCTCGTCCCCGTGACGCGGGAGTGGTGGGAGCGCACCCGTCAGGCCAAGAACGAGGTGTTCCGCGACCACTGGGGATCCGAGCCCGTCAGCGTCGAGCGGTGGGACGCCTTCCTGTCGCTGCCGACCGCGCGCGGCGACCTGTCCGTCATCGCGGTGACGGGCGACGACGAGGACGCGGTCGTCGCGGGCTTCGCCATGGCCGAGGTGTCCCCGGACGACTGGGAGGCCGCGGGCTACACCTCGGGCTACATCGGCCTCGTCGGCGTGCGCCGCGAGTTCCGCGGGCGCCGGCTCGCGCAGGCGCTCCTGTCGGCGTCGCTCGCGGGCTTCCGCGCCGAGGGACTGCAGCGCGCGGTGCTCGACGTGGACTCCGACAGCCCCACAGGCGCGCTCGACCTCTACGAGCACCTCGGCTTCACGCAGGCCAGCCGCACCGCCGTGCACGAGCGCGAGGTCGGCACGACCCGTCCGCGGTCGACCCCGGAGCGATGA
- a CDS encoding HPr family phosphocarrier protein, translating to MAERTVTIASSHGLHARPASLFTQAAAKAGIPVQLAKGERSVNAASILGVISLGVDTGDEVVVSAEGENAEQVVADLATLLESDLDAA from the coding sequence ATGGCAGAACGCACCGTCACCATCGCCTCGTCGCACGGGCTGCACGCCCGCCCCGCCTCGCTCTTCACGCAGGCCGCCGCGAAGGCCGGGATCCCCGTGCAGCTCGCCAAGGGGGAGCGCAGCGTCAACGCCGCGAGCATCCTCGGCGTCATCTCGCTGGGCGTCGACACGGGCGACGAGGTCGTCGTCTCCGCCGAGGGCGAGAACGCCGAGCAGGTCGTCGCCGACCTCGCCACGCTCCTCGAGTCCGACCTGGACGCCGCATGA
- the rpsM gene encoding 30S ribosomal protein S13 — translation MARLAGVDLPRDKRVEIALTYIYGVGRTSSVKTLEDTGIDKNIRVKDLSDDQLIALRDYIDGNFKVEGDLRREVAADIRRKVEIGSYEGIRHRRGLPVHGQRTKTNARTRKGPKRTVAGKKKAR, via the coding sequence ATGGCACGTCTAGCAGGCGTCGACCTCCCGCGCGACAAGCGCGTGGAGATCGCACTCACGTACATCTACGGCGTCGGCCGCACCTCGAGCGTCAAGACCCTCGAGGACACCGGCATCGACAAGAACATCCGCGTCAAGGACCTGAGCGACGACCAGCTCATCGCCCTGCGCGACTACATCGACGGGAACTTCAAGGTGGAGGGCGACCTCCGCCGCGAGGTCGCCGCCGACATCCGCCGCAAGGTCGAGATCGGCAGCTACGAGGGCATCCGCCACCGCCGCGGCCTCCCTGTCCACGGGCAGCGCACGAAGACCAACGCTCGCACCCGCAAGGGCCCGAAGCGCACCGTAGCCGGCAAGAAGAAGGCGCGCTAG
- a CDS encoding mannitol-1-phosphate 5-dehydrogenase → MKAVHFGAGNIGRGFVGLILHEAGYEVVFADVNAELIGHLDAADSYRVTEVGPHARDWTVTGFRAIDSAADGEALIREIATADIVTTAVGPNILRFVAPAIAAGLRARSADLAPVAVMACENAINATDTLRAEIEKALVEEPDAVGRAIFANTAVDRIVPNQDPAAGLDVTVEDFSEWVVERGPFGDAVPEIAGATFVDDLAPYIERKLFTVNTGHATVAYHGYARGAVSQSDAMSIPEVADEVRQVLEETSALLVAKHGLDEAEQAAYREKNLARFANAALADTVERVGRQPLRKLSREERFVGPASQLAERGLPHDALVRAMGQALRFDPAGDPQALELQELLATDTPADLVRRVTGLDDGHPLTADLVAVVDAAQADRRSAPRHRA, encoded by the coding sequence GTGAAGGCCGTCCACTTCGGCGCCGGCAACATCGGCCGCGGCTTCGTCGGGCTGATCCTGCACGAGGCCGGCTACGAGGTCGTCTTCGCCGACGTCAACGCCGAGCTCATCGGGCACCTCGACGCCGCCGACTCCTACCGCGTGACCGAGGTCGGGCCGCACGCGCGCGACTGGACCGTCACCGGCTTCCGCGCCATCGACAGCGCGGCCGACGGCGAGGCGCTGATCCGCGAGATCGCGACCGCCGACATCGTCACCACGGCGGTGGGCCCGAACATCCTCCGCTTCGTGGCGCCCGCGATCGCCGCAGGCCTCCGCGCGCGCTCCGCCGACCTCGCGCCCGTCGCCGTCATGGCCTGCGAGAACGCGATCAACGCGACGGACACGCTCCGCGCCGAGATCGAGAAGGCCCTCGTCGAGGAGCCCGACGCCGTCGGCCGCGCGATCTTCGCCAACACGGCGGTCGACCGCATCGTGCCGAACCAGGATCCCGCCGCGGGCCTCGACGTCACGGTCGAGGACTTCTCGGAGTGGGTCGTCGAGCGCGGCCCGTTCGGCGACGCCGTGCCCGAGATCGCCGGCGCCACGTTCGTCGACGACCTGGCGCCCTACATCGAGCGCAAGCTCTTCACGGTCAACACCGGCCACGCGACCGTCGCCTACCACGGCTACGCGCGCGGCGCCGTGAGCCAGTCGGACGCGATGTCGATCCCCGAGGTCGCCGACGAGGTCCGGCAGGTCCTCGAGGAGACGAGCGCGCTGCTCGTCGCCAAGCACGGCCTCGACGAGGCGGAGCAGGCGGCGTACCGCGAGAAGAACCTCGCGCGCTTCGCCAACGCGGCCCTCGCCGACACCGTCGAGCGCGTCGGCCGCCAGCCGCTGCGCAAGCTCTCCCGGGAGGAGCGCTTCGTCGGACCCGCGTCGCAGCTGGCCGAGCGCGGCCTGCCGCACGACGCCCTCGTGCGCGCGATGGGCCAGGCGCTCCGCTTCGACCCCGCGGGCGACCCGCAGGCCCTCGAGCTGCAGGAGCTCCTGGCGACGGACACCCCGGCGGACCTCGTCCGCCGCGTCACCGGTCTCGACGACGGGCACCCGCTCACCGCCGACCTCGTCGCGGTCGTCGACGCCGCCCAGGCCGACCGCCGCAGCGCCCCGCGCCACCGGGCGTAG